Proteins from one Ramlibacter sp. PS4R-6 genomic window:
- the frr gene encoding ribosome recycling factor yields the protein MAATNIPEIKKHAQEQMDKTIAALKTTLSHIRTGRANPGILDTVHVDYYGSNVPITQVANVAVLDARTLSVQPWEKGMGPKIEKAIRDSDLGLNPAAMGDLIRVPMPPMSEERRKEMTKLVRHEGENAKIAVRNLRRDANDHAKRLAKDKHISEDEVKRSEGDIQKVTDKHIADIDALIHQKEQEIMAV from the coding sequence ATGGCAGCGACCAACATCCCCGAGATCAAGAAACACGCGCAGGAGCAGATGGACAAGACCATCGCCGCGCTGAAGACGACCCTCTCGCACATCCGCACCGGGCGCGCCAATCCCGGCATCCTGGACACCGTGCACGTCGATTACTACGGCAGCAACGTGCCGATCACGCAGGTCGCGAACGTGGCCGTGCTCGATGCGCGCACGCTCTCCGTGCAGCCCTGGGAAAAGGGCATGGGCCCCAAGATCGAGAAGGCCATCCGCGACAGCGACCTGGGCCTGAACCCCGCCGCGATGGGCGACCTCATCCGCGTGCCGATGCCGCCGATGAGCGAGGAGCGCCGCAAGGAGATGACGAAGCTGGTGCGCCACGAAGGCGAGAACGCCAAGATCGCCGTCCGCAACCTGCGCCGCGACGCCAACGACCACGCCAAGCGCCTGGCCAAGGACAAGCACATCTCCGAGGACGAGGTGAAGCGCTCCGAGGGCGACATCCAGAAGGTGACCGACAAGCACATCGCCGACATCGATGCGCTCATCCACCAGAAGGAGCAGGAGATCATGGCCGTCTGA
- the uppS gene encoding polyprenyl diphosphate synthase, which yields MTHQRTPHHVAIVMDGNGRWATRRFLPRVAGHKKGMDALRACVRHCGERGVKVLTVFAFSSENWNRPADEVSALMELLAVALAREVPQLAAEGVRLHFIGERSALSDKVRDGLEKAEAATAGNTKLAFNVCFNYGGRWDIAQAAARLAARGEPITEASMAEAMALAHVPDPDLIIRTGGEQRISNFLLWQAAYSELYFSDKLWPDFDAAALDAAFADYASRERRFGKTSEQVAQKVA from the coding sequence ATGACGCATCAGCGCACCCCGCATCACGTCGCGATCGTCATGGACGGCAACGGCCGCTGGGCGACGCGCCGCTTCCTGCCGCGGGTCGCGGGCCACAAGAAGGGCATGGATGCGCTGCGCGCCTGCGTGAGGCATTGCGGCGAGCGCGGCGTGAAGGTGCTCACCGTCTTCGCCTTCTCTTCCGAAAACTGGAACCGTCCCGCCGACGAAGTCTCGGCGCTGATGGAGCTGCTGGCCGTCGCGCTCGCGCGCGAGGTGCCGCAGCTGGCTGCCGAAGGCGTGCGCCTGCACTTCATCGGCGAGCGCAGTGCGCTCAGCGACAAGGTGCGCGACGGGCTCGAAAAGGCCGAGGCCGCGACCGCGGGCAACACGAAGTTGGCGTTCAACGTCTGCTTCAACTACGGCGGCCGCTGGGACATCGCCCAGGCCGCAGCACGCCTGGCGGCGCGGGGCGAGCCGATCACCGAGGCGAGCATGGCCGAAGCCATGGCGCTCGCGCATGTGCCCGACCCCGACCTGATCATCCGCACCGGCGGGGAGCAGCGCATCTCCAACTTCCTGCTCTGGCAGGCCGCGTACTCGGAGCTGTATTTCAGCGACAAGCTCTGGCCCGATTTCGATGCCGCCGCGCTCGACGCCGCCTTCGCGGACTACGCGTCGCGCGAGCGGCGTTTCGGCAAGACCTCGGAGCAAGTGGCCCAGAAGGTGGCGTGA
- a CDS encoding phosphatidate cytidylyltransferase, which yields MLKTRIITALVMLAILLPALFWPSPYPFAAVVLVLLAGGAWEWGRLNGLTMGASVAVGVICLVLCGASWMAGLIEKPLGLLWAIAGALWVIGGALLLRMGVAGWPRIPRALRLVLGVLALWVAWLAAAQARFIGINFLLSVLVLVWVADIAAYAAGRTFGLKFTKNKLAPAISPGKSWEGAWGGTLGVLVLGVCWVLADRSLDAAVPSLYTRLATVGWWLFAIAAVFLTAMSVVGDLTESLVKRSAGMKDSSNLLPGHGGVLDRVDALLPTLPLAMFIAGIVG from the coding sequence ATGCTGAAAACGCGCATCATCACCGCGCTCGTCATGCTGGCGATCCTGCTGCCGGCGCTGTTCTGGCCGTCGCCGTATCCCTTCGCGGCCGTCGTCCTCGTGCTGCTGGCGGGGGGCGCCTGGGAATGGGGCCGCCTCAATGGCTTGACCATGGGTGCATCGGTGGCGGTGGGCGTGATCTGCCTGGTGCTGTGCGGTGCGTCGTGGATGGCGGGCCTGATCGAAAAGCCCCTCGGCCTGCTGTGGGCCATCGCCGGCGCGCTGTGGGTGATCGGTGGGGCGCTGCTGCTGCGCATGGGCGTGGCGGGCTGGCCGCGCATCCCGCGTGCGCTGCGGCTGGTGCTGGGCGTGCTGGCCCTGTGGGTCGCGTGGCTTGCGGCGGCGCAAGCGCGCTTCATCGGCATCAATTTCCTGCTGTCGGTGCTGGTGCTGGTGTGGGTGGCCGACATCGCGGCCTATGCCGCCGGACGCACCTTCGGCCTGAAGTTCACGAAGAACAAGCTCGCGCCCGCGATCAGCCCCGGCAAGAGCTGGGAAGGCGCGTGGGGCGGCACGCTGGGTGTGCTGGTGCTGGGGGTGTGCTGGGTGCTGGCCGACCGTTCGCTCGACGCCGCGGTGCCCAGCCTGTACACGCGCCTCGCCACGGTCGGCTGGTGGCTGTTCGCGATCGCCGCGGTCTTCCTCACTGCGATGAGCGTCGTCGGCGACCTGACGGAGTCGCTCGTCAAGCGCAGCGCCGGCATGAAGGACTCCAGCAACCTGCTGCCCGGCCACGGCGGCGTGCTCGACCGTGTCGACGCGTTGCTGCCCACGCTGCCGCTGGCGATGTTCATCGCGGGAATCGTCGGATGA
- the ispC gene encoding 1-deoxy-D-xylulose-5-phosphate reductoisomerase gives MKRQRVAVLGSTGSIGANTLDVIRRHPARFEVFALTAATQVDTLLEQCAAFQPQLAVMANEAAGRELARKIEGRGWPTKVLWGARALEDVASHEQVDTVMAAIVGAAGLASCLAAARAGKRLLLANKEALVVGGELFLAAVEKGGAQLLPIDSEHSAIFQSLPEDPSTWPARVEKIILTASGGPFRTRDPKSLRDVTPEEAVAHPNWVMGRKISVDSATMMNKALEVIEARYLFGLAPERLEVVIHPQSVIHSMVQYHDKSVVAQLGTPDMRVPIAYGLAWPDRVESGAQALDFHKLADMTFEAMDSRGHPERFPGLALAWQALRAPAGTTAVLNAANEVAVEAFLARRIRFDGIHAVNLATLSAVAASNPATLDDLLDLDARARAAATAQVARLQA, from the coding sequence ATGAAGCGCCAGCGCGTCGCCGTCCTCGGCTCGACCGGCTCCATCGGCGCGAACACGCTGGACGTGATCCGCCGCCATCCCGCCCGTTTCGAGGTCTTCGCGTTGACGGCGGCGACCCAGGTCGACACCCTGCTCGAGCAGTGCGCGGCCTTCCAGCCGCAGCTGGCCGTGATGGCGAACGAGGCCGCAGGCCGCGAGCTCGCGCGCAAGATCGAGGGCCGCGGCTGGCCGACGAAAGTGCTGTGGGGCGCCAGGGCGCTCGAGGACGTGGCGTCGCACGAGCAGGTCGACACCGTGATGGCCGCCATCGTCGGCGCAGCGGGCCTCGCGTCGTGCCTGGCCGCTGCGCGCGCCGGCAAGCGCCTGCTGCTGGCCAACAAGGAGGCGCTGGTCGTGGGCGGCGAGCTGTTCCTGGCCGCGGTGGAGAAGGGCGGGGCGCAGCTGCTGCCCATCGACAGCGAGCATTCGGCGATCTTCCAGTCGCTGCCCGAAGACCCGTCGACGTGGCCCGCGCGCGTCGAGAAGATCATCCTCACCGCTTCGGGCGGGCCGTTCCGCACGCGCGACCCGAAGAGCCTGCGCGACGTCACGCCGGAAGAGGCGGTCGCGCACCCCAACTGGGTGATGGGCCGCAAGATCTCGGTCGATTCCGCGACGATGATGAACAAGGCGCTGGAGGTGATCGAGGCGCGCTACCTGTTCGGCCTCGCGCCCGAACGGCTGGAGGTGGTGATCCACCCGCAAAGCGTCATCCACTCCATGGTCCAGTACCACGACAAGTCCGTGGTCGCGCAACTGGGCACGCCGGACATGCGCGTGCCCATCGCCTACGGCCTGGCATGGCCCGACCGCGTCGAGTCCGGCGCGCAGGCGCTCGATTTCCACAAGCTCGCGGACATGACATTCGAGGCCATGGACAGCCGCGGGCACCCCGAGCGCTTCCCGGGCCTGGCGCTCGCCTGGCAGGCGCTTCGCGCGCCGGCGGGCACCACGGCTGTGCTGAATGCCGCGAACGAGGTGGCGGTGGAGGCCTTCCTGGCGCGCCGCATCCGCTTCGACGGCATCCATGCGGTGAACCTTGCAACTTTGTCGGCGGTTGCGGCATCCAACCCCGCAACGCTGGACGACCTGCTGGACCTGGACGCGCGCGCCCGCGCCGCCGCCACCGCCCAGGTAGCCCGGCTCCAAGCCTGA
- the rseP gene encoding RIP metalloprotease RseP encodes MLYFVAFVVALGVLIAVHEWGHYRVAVACGVKVLRFSVGFGKTLFRYKPKKQRPGQDTEFVIGAFPLGGYVKMLDEREGPVPPEERHLAFNTQPLSSRTMIVAAGPIANLLLAVVLYACVNWWGVQEAKAVIATPVAGSMAERAGLRSGDFIEGVTFAGEDERKVRSFDELVWLLTKAAFVDKDVTVHVAGGRSAALPLGELHARGSDPQLAKTIGVVSPFTKAGIAEVLPGGAAERAGLKSGDKVLAIDGVRIADGVQLFDAIRASGRSGTAKTQSWTVERDGRTQDIAVTPVVEKDASGSFGRINARVGGGMPEMVRVQYGPIEGVTRAVERTWEMAAFSLRMLGKMVIGQASYKNLSGPITIAEYAGKTASLGLIQYITFLALISVSLGVLNLLPLPVLDGGHLMYYLWEAVTGRSISDTWMERLQRGGVAVLLLMMSIALFNDVTRLFG; translated from the coding sequence ATGCTTTACTTCGTCGCTTTCGTCGTCGCGCTCGGCGTGCTGATCGCGGTGCACGAATGGGGCCACTACCGCGTGGCCGTGGCCTGCGGCGTCAAGGTGCTGCGCTTCTCGGTCGGGTTCGGCAAGACCCTGTTCCGCTACAAGCCGAAGAAGCAGCGCCCGGGCCAGGACACCGAATTCGTGATCGGCGCGTTCCCGCTGGGCGGCTACGTGAAGATGCTCGACGAGCGCGAAGGGCCCGTGCCGCCCGAGGAGCGCCACCTGGCCTTCAACACGCAGCCCTTGAGTTCGCGCACGATGATCGTCGCCGCGGGGCCCATCGCCAACCTGCTGCTGGCCGTGGTGCTCTATGCCTGCGTGAATTGGTGGGGCGTGCAGGAGGCCAAGGCCGTCATCGCGACCCCCGTTGCCGGCTCCATGGCCGAGCGCGCGGGCCTGCGCAGCGGCGACTTCATCGAAGGCGTGACCTTCGCCGGCGAGGACGAGCGCAAGGTGCGTTCCTTCGACGAGCTCGTGTGGCTGCTCACCAAGGCCGCGTTCGTGGACAAGGACGTCACGGTCCACGTCGCGGGCGGCCGCAGTGCCGCGCTGCCGCTGGGCGAGCTGCATGCGCGCGGCAGCGACCCCCAGCTGGCCAAAACCATCGGGGTCGTTTCGCCCTTTACCAAGGCAGGCATCGCGGAAGTGCTGCCGGGCGGCGCTGCCGAGCGCGCAGGCCTGAAGTCCGGCGACAAGGTGCTGGCCATCGACGGCGTGCGCATTGCCGACGGCGTGCAGTTGTTCGATGCGATCCGCGCGTCGGGCCGCAGCGGCACCGCGAAGACCCAGTCCTGGACCGTCGAGCGCGACGGCCGCACGCAGGACATCGCGGTGACGCCGGTCGTGGAGAAGGACGCCAGCGGCTCCTTCGGCCGCATCAACGCCCGCGTGGGCGGCGGCATGCCGGAGATGGTGCGCGTGCAGTACGGGCCCATCGAAGGCGTCACCCGGGCCGTGGAGCGCACCTGGGAGATGGCCGCCTTCAGCCTGCGCATGCTGGGCAAGATGGTGATCGGCCAGGCCTCGTACAAGAACCTCTCGGGGCCCATCACGATTGCCGAGTACGCGGGCAAGACCGCGAGCCTCGGCCTGATCCAGTACATCACCTTCCTCGCCCTGATTTCGGTGAGCCTCGGCGTGCTGAACCTGCTGCCTCTGCCCGTCTTGGACGGGGGGCACCTGATGTATTATCTTTGGGAGGCCGTCACGGGCCGGAGCATCTCCGACACGTGGATGGAGCGCCTGCAGCGTGGCGGGGTCGCGGTGCTGCTGCTGATGATGTCGATCGCGCTGTTCAACGACGTCACGCGCCTCTTTGGATGA
- the bamA gene encoding outer membrane protein assembly factor BamA, translating to MKKHIKRFRVRSVSALVAIAFAANAWAVDPFSVRDIRVEGLQRVEPGTIFASLPFRIGDQYNDEKGSAAIRALFALGLFKDVRIEVTGDVVVVVVEERPTINDIDFTGIREFDKDSLRKALRDVGLTEGRPFDQGLADRAEQELKRQYIDKSLYGAQVVTTATPIERNRVNLTFTVTEGEPAKIREIRIVGNSAFSERTLKGLFDLDEGNWLSFYTKSNRYSRTKLNADLETLKSYYLSRGYLEFRIDSTQVAISPNKQDISITVNVTEGQRYVVSSVKLEGNYLGKEDEFKSLITIKPGEPYNADQVTATTKAFTDYFGNFGYAFASVEARPEVDRATNRVAFVLVADPSRRAYVRRVNISGNNRTRDEVIRREFRQFESSWYDADKIKLSRDRVDRLGYFKEVNIETTDVPGAPDQVDLNFTVQEKPTGSLQLGAGFSQAEKLTLSFSIKQENAFGTGHYLGVDVNTSKYNRVIALQSLNPYFTPDGVSRAIDLYHRSSRPYENQGGNYRLETTGGGLRFGVPFTESDTVYFGTNVERVKIVPGTNIPAVYLAYAERFGYTTTNVPFTVGWGRDTRDSAVSPTKGRYQRASGEVGLIGDAHYFRLDYQHQHFFPLTKAFTLAASGEIGYGKGLQNHPFPVFKNFYGGGLGSVRGFEQSTLGPRDITGFIAGGTKKLNFSTEVLTPLPGAGNDRSLRVFAFADAGNVWGEEEKMSFKDMRASVGFGLSWVSPMGPLRLAWSKPVRKFAGDKLQSLQFQIGTSF from the coding sequence ATGAAGAAACACATCAAGCGCTTTCGCGTGCGTTCCGTCTCGGCCCTCGTGGCCATCGCTTTCGCCGCGAACGCCTGGGCCGTCGACCCCTTCAGCGTGCGCGACATCCGCGTCGAGGGCCTGCAGCGCGTCGAGCCCGGCACCATCTTTGCGTCGCTGCCGTTCCGCATCGGCGACCAGTACAACGACGAGAAGGGCTCCGCGGCGATCCGCGCGCTCTTCGCGCTGGGCCTGTTCAAGGACGTGCGCATCGAAGTCACCGGCGACGTCGTCGTGGTGGTGGTCGAGGAGCGGCCCACGATCAACGACATCGACTTCACCGGCATCCGCGAGTTCGACAAGGACAGCCTGCGCAAGGCCTTGCGCGACGTGGGCCTGACCGAGGGCCGCCCCTTCGACCAGGGCCTGGCCGACCGCGCCGAGCAGGAACTCAAGCGCCAGTACATCGACAAGAGCCTGTACGGCGCGCAGGTGGTCACCACCGCCACGCCCATCGAGCGCAACCGCGTGAACCTCACGTTCACGGTGACCGAAGGCGAGCCCGCCAAGATCCGCGAGATCCGCATCGTGGGCAACAGCGCCTTCAGCGAACGCACGCTCAAGGGCCTGTTCGACCTGGACGAGGGCAACTGGCTGTCGTTCTACACCAAGTCCAACCGCTACTCGCGCACCAAGCTCAACGCGGACCTGGAGACGCTCAAGTCCTACTACCTGTCGCGCGGCTACCTCGAGTTCCGCATCGATTCCACGCAGGTCGCCATCTCGCCGAACAAGCAGGACATCTCGATCACCGTGAACGTGACCGAGGGCCAGCGCTACGTCGTCTCCAGCGTCAAGCTGGAGGGCAACTACCTCGGCAAGGAAGACGAGTTCAAGTCGCTCATCACGATCAAGCCGGGAGAGCCCTACAACGCCGACCAGGTGACCGCGACCACCAAGGCCTTCACCGACTACTTCGGCAACTTCGGCTACGCCTTCGCCAGCGTCGAAGCGCGTCCCGAGGTCGACCGCGCCACCAACCGCGTGGCCTTCGTGCTGGTGGCCGACCCGTCGCGCCGCGCCTACGTGCGCCGCGTGAACATCTCGGGCAACAACCGCACGCGCGACGAAGTCATCCGCCGCGAGTTCCGCCAGTTCGAATCGTCCTGGTACGACGCCGACAAGATCAAGCTGTCGCGCGACCGCGTCGACCGCCTGGGCTACTTCAAGGAAGTGAACATCGAGACCACCGACGTGCCCGGCGCGCCGGACCAGGTGGACCTCAACTTCACGGTGCAGGAAAAGCCGACGGGCAGCCTGCAGCTGGGCGCCGGCTTCTCGCAGGCCGAGAAGCTCACGCTGTCGTTCTCCATCAAGCAGGAAAACGCGTTCGGCACCGGCCACTACCTGGGCGTGGACGTCAACACCAGCAAGTACAACCGCGTCATCGCGCTGCAGTCGCTCAACCCGTACTTCACGCCCGACGGCGTGTCGCGCGCGATCGACCTGTACCACCGCTCCTCGCGTCCCTACGAGAACCAGGGCGGCAACTACCGGCTCGAGACCACAGGCGGCGGCCTGCGCTTCGGCGTGCCGTTCACCGAGTCCGACACCGTGTACTTCGGCACGAACGTCGAGCGCGTGAAGATCGTCCCCGGCACCAACATCCCGGCCGTGTACCTGGCGTACGCCGAGCGCTTCGGCTACACCACCACCAACGTGCCGTTCACGGTGGGCTGGGGCCGCGACACGCGCGACAGCGCCGTCTCGCCGACCAAGGGCCGCTACCAGCGCGCCTCGGGCGAAGTGGGCCTGATCGGCGACGCGCACTACTTCCGCCTGGACTACCAGCACCAGCACTTCTTCCCGCTGACCAAGGCGTTCACGCTGGCCGCCAGCGGCGAGATCGGCTACGGCAAGGGCCTGCAGAACCATCCCTTCCCGGTGTTCAAGAACTTCTACGGCGGCGGCCTGGGGTCGGTGCGCGGCTTCGAGCAGAGCACGCTCGGCCCCCGCGACATCACGGGCTTCATCGCCGGCGGCACCAAGAAGCTCAACTTCAGCACCGAGGTGCTCACGCCGCTGCCGGGCGCCGGCAACGACCGCTCGCTTCGCGTCTTCGCCTTCGCCGACGCGGGCAACGTGTGGGGCGAGGAGGAGAAGATGTCCTTCAAGGACATGCGCGCCTCCGTTGGCTTCGGCCTGTCGTGGGTCTCGCCGATGGGCCCGCTGCGCCTGGCCTGGTCCAAGCCGGTGCGCAAGTTCGCGGGAGATAAACTACAGTCCCTGCAATTCCAGATCGGAACGTCCTTCTGA
- a CDS encoding OmpH family outer membrane protein, with protein MKYLARACTTAVLFASATLAHAPAWADDFRVGFVNTDRIMREANTARSAQSKLEQEFSKREKELNDLGNSLKSASDKFEREAPTLSESQRQQRQRQLIDMDRDFQRKRREFQEDLNSRKNEELQQVLDRANRVVKQVAEQEKYDVILQEAVYVNPKHDITDKVIRALNAAR; from the coding sequence ATGAAGTACCTCGCCCGCGCCTGCACGACCGCCGTCCTCTTCGCGTCGGCCACGCTCGCGCATGCCCCGGCCTGGGCCGATGACTTCCGCGTCGGTTTCGTCAACACCGACCGCATCATGCGCGAGGCCAACACGGCGCGCTCCGCGCAGTCGAAGCTGGAGCAGGAGTTCTCCAAGCGCGAGAAGGAACTCAACGACCTCGGCAATTCGCTGAAGTCGGCCTCGGACAAGTTCGAGCGCGAGGCGCCCACCCTGTCCGAGAGCCAGCGCCAGCAGCGCCAGCGCCAGCTCATCGACATGGACCGCGACTTCCAGCGCAAGCGCCGCGAGTTCCAGGAGGACCTCAACTCGCGCAAGAACGAGGAGCTGCAGCAGGTGCTGGACCGCGCCAATCGCGTGGTCAAGCAGGTCGCGGAGCAGGAGAAGTACGACGTGATCCTGCAGGAGGCCGTCTACGTCAACCCGAAGCACGACATCACCGACAAGGTGATTCGCGCGCTCAACGCGGCGCGCTAG
- the lpxD gene encoding UDP-3-O-(3-hydroxymyristoyl)glucosamine N-acyltransferase, with translation MAHRLGSIVQALGGELHGDAARPIAEIAPLESAGPEAISFLSNPKYQQQLFASKAGCVIVGAAVREAAVARGDCIVTDDPYLYFARLTQWWKKHESPGDAPPVHPSAVVHPDAVIDPTARIGPLCVVERGARIGAGTLLHSRIHVGERCTIGDRCIVHPGVVIGADGFGFAPHGGEWVKIEQLGAVVIGNDVEIGANTCIDRGALADTVIEDGVKLDNLIQVGHNVRIGKHTVVAGCVGISGSSRIGAHCMIGGGVGIAGHLTICDHVTVAGFSLVSGSIQKPGHYAGAFPIDDNANWLKNAAALRQLSGLRDRVKALEKKT, from the coding sequence GTGGCGCACCGCCTAGGCTCCATCGTCCAGGCGCTGGGCGGCGAACTGCACGGCGACGCCGCACGTCCCATCGCCGAAATCGCGCCGCTCGAGTCGGCCGGCCCGGAAGCGATCAGCTTCCTGTCCAACCCCAAGTACCAGCAGCAGCTGTTCGCCTCCAAGGCGGGCTGCGTGATCGTGGGCGCCGCGGTGCGAGAAGCCGCCGTGGCGCGCGGCGACTGCATCGTCACGGACGACCCGTACCTGTACTTCGCGCGGCTGACGCAGTGGTGGAAGAAGCACGAGTCGCCGGGCGACGCCCCGCCCGTGCATCCCAGCGCCGTCGTGCACCCCGATGCGGTCATCGACCCCACGGCGCGCATCGGCCCCCTGTGCGTGGTCGAGCGGGGCGCGCGCATCGGCGCGGGCACGCTCCTGCACTCGCGCATCCACGTGGGCGAGCGCTGCACGATCGGCGATCGCTGCATCGTCCACCCCGGCGTGGTGATCGGCGCCGACGGCTTCGGCTTCGCGCCGCACGGCGGCGAGTGGGTCAAGATCGAACAGCTCGGCGCCGTCGTCATCGGCAACGACGTCGAAATCGGCGCCAACACCTGCATCGACCGCGGCGCGCTGGCGGACACCGTGATCGAGGACGGCGTCAAGCTGGACAACCTGATCCAGGTGGGCCACAACGTGCGCATCGGCAAGCACACCGTCGTCGCCGGCTGCGTCGGCATCTCGGGCAGCTCGCGCATCGGCGCGCACTGCATGATCGGCGGCGGCGTCGGCATCGCCGGGCACCTGACCATCTGCGACCACGTCACGGTGGCCGGCTTCTCGCTGGTGTCGGGCTCCATCCAGAAACCGGGGCATTACGCCGGCGCGTTCCCCATCGACGACAATGCGAACTGGTTGAAGAACGCCGCGGCGCTGCGCCAGCTCTCGGGGCTGCGCGACCGCGTGAAGGCATTGGAGAAGAAGACTTGA
- the fabZ gene encoding 3-hydroxyacyl-ACP dehydratase FabZ, producing MSAPVLDIHGILKKLPHRYPILLVDRVLALEPGKTIRTLKNVTINEQFFNGHFPNRPVMPGVLMIEAMAQSAALLAFATVGIEKLDDNSVFYFAGIDGARFKRPVEPGDQLVMDIFTDRAKAGIYKFKAQARVGEDLACEADLMCTMRKVA from the coding sequence TTGAGCGCCCCCGTCCTGGACATCCACGGCATCCTGAAGAAACTGCCGCACCGCTACCCGATCCTGCTGGTGGACCGGGTGCTGGCGCTCGAGCCGGGCAAGACCATCCGCACGCTGAAGAACGTCACGATCAACGAGCAGTTCTTCAACGGCCATTTCCCCAACCGCCCGGTGATGCCGGGCGTGCTGATGATCGAGGCCATGGCGCAAAGCGCCGCGCTGCTGGCTTTCGCCACCGTTGGCATCGAGAAGCTCGACGACAACTCGGTGTTCTATTTCGCGGGCATCGACGGGGCGCGCTTCAAGCGGCCGGTGGAGCCGGGCGACCAGCTGGTGATGGACATCTTCACCGACCGCGCCAAGGCCGGCATCTACAAGTTCAAGGCGCAGGCGCGCGTGGGCGAGGACCTGGCCTGCGAGGCCGACCTGATGTGCACCATGCGCAAGGTGGCATGA
- the lpxA gene encoding acyl-ACP--UDP-N-acetylglucosamine O-acyltransferase encodes MTAVHPTAVIEKGAELDSSVTVGPYTVIGPHVKIGAGTVIGPHCVIEGHTTIGRDNRFFQFGSIGAANQDKKYKGEPCELVVGDRNTVREFVTFHIGTVQDKAVTRIGNDNWIMAYTHVAHDCVVGNNTTMANNTTLGGHVEIGDWVTVGGLCGIHQFVKVGAHAMLGFQSAVSQDVPPFMLVDGNPLAVRGVNVTGLKRRDFSDARIAAVRKMHKLLYREGRTLEDAKAAIAQLARETPEAAADVQLMSAFLAQAERGIAR; translated from the coding sequence ATGACAGCGGTCCATCCCACGGCGGTGATCGAAAAGGGCGCCGAGCTCGACTCCAGCGTCACGGTCGGCCCCTACACGGTGATCGGCCCGCACGTGAAGATCGGCGCAGGCACCGTGATCGGCCCGCACTGCGTCATCGAGGGCCACACCACCATCGGACGCGACAACCGCTTCTTCCAGTTCGGCTCCATAGGCGCCGCCAACCAGGACAAGAAGTACAAGGGCGAGCCCTGCGAGCTCGTGGTCGGCGACCGCAACACCGTCCGCGAGTTCGTCACCTTCCACATTGGCACGGTGCAGGACAAGGCCGTCACCCGCATCGGCAACGACAACTGGATCATGGCCTACACCCACGTCGCGCACGACTGCGTGGTGGGCAACAACACGACCATGGCCAACAACACGACGCTGGGCGGGCACGTGGAGATCGGCGACTGGGTGACGGTCGGCGGGCTGTGCGGCATCCACCAGTTCGTGAAGGTGGGCGCGCACGCAATGCTCGGCTTCCAGAGCGCCGTGTCGCAGGACGTGCCGCCGTTCATGCTCGTGGACGGCAATCCGCTTGCCGTGCGCGGCGTGAACGTCACGGGGCTGAAGCGCCGCGACTTCAGCGACGCGCGCATCGCCGCCGTGCGCAAGATGCACAAGCTGCTGTACCGCGAAGGCCGCACGCTCGAGGACGCGAAGGCCGCGATCGCGCAGCTGGCGCGCGAGACGCCGGAGGCCGCGGCGGACGTGCAGCTGATGTCCGCCTTCCTCGCGCAGGCCGAGCGCGGCATCGCACGCTGA